GGCGCCGTAGTCGTCACCGGTGGGAGACACAGGCGGCGGCGGAGCGGACGAAGCGATGGGGGCAACGGCTGCGGGTTTTGGCTGCACGTTCACATTGGCAGCAGCGGTCGCCGGGGCCTTCGCGGGTTTCGCCGCGTCCTCGTTCGTGTCCGTGTCGCTGTTTCGTGCTGCCGGAAGACCGGAGAAAAGATCGTTGCTGTCGTCCATCATGTCCAAAGTTCAAAAGCGTGTGTCAGAATTTCGCCATGCGAATCATTATGCCATCAGCGTCAATCATAACGCCAAATGCGGTTCCCGTCCGATTGAACCGGGGTCCGCCTGGGCGAGCGCGGCGCATCCTATGCCACGATTGTGTCAGGGTTTCGCAACAGGAGGATTGCGCTGCGGACCTTGCGATGGCAAGTCTCGCAGCCACGAATGAACGGTTAGCCAAGGCATGTCCACAGCTCATTTCACGTTTTGTACTCTTTTCAGCCTCACTGTTGCGGCCATGCCCGTCTCAGCCTTCGCGGCCGACGGGCCGCTACGGCCTTTCAAGGACGAGTTGTTTTCGGCGCAGACGGTGCTTTCCACCGGTGACGACGGCGCGTCCGAGGTCATCGACTATCAGGAGATGCGCGATATCAACGGCCGCGACGAGGTGCCGGAGCGCCGGGTGAAGCGGCAATATGTGGATATGGCGCCGAAGAAGGTGCAGGCGCTGGAAACCGTGTCCGCTGAGGGCAGGGCGCTTGAGGTCGGCCGCGTCGGACCGGCCAGCGGGCAGGCCTTCACCGTCATCTTCATCCATGGACGCGGCGGTGACCGGCGGCTTGGCATGAACGACTATACGTTTGGCGGTAATTTCAACCGGCTGAAAAATCTGGCCGTCGCCAATAGCGGTACCTATTACGTGCCGAGCGTTCGTTCCTTCGATGAGAACGGCGTTGCCGATGTCGCGGCGCTGATTGCCGATGCGGCCAGAAAATCCGGTGGAAAGCCTGTCGTGCTCACCTGCGCGTCGATGGGCAGTTTCATCTGCTATGGCATTAGCCGCGACAAGGGAGCCGTCGCCAATCTCAAAGGCATGGCGATCCTCGGCGGTGCGGTCGATCCCGATTTTCCGAAAAGCGCCTTTGCGAAAGAGAAGAAGCCGGTCTGGTTTACCCACGGCAGCGCCGACAAGGTCTATTCCGCCGATCAACAGGCGACGATCTTCCGCACGTTGTTGAAGGCTGGGGAGCCCGCGCGGTTCACGCGCTATGAGACCGGCAGCCACGGCACGCCGGTGCGAATGACCGACTGGCGGGCGGTTTTGAACTGGATTTTGAGCCGATAGTGGGCCGGTTCTAAGTCAGTAACGACAAATTTTCCGGGATTTGTCGCTGGCTTTAACCCTTGGACCGCTTTTTTGTACCAATTGCCGCCGGCTGCGGTTAAAGGAATATCCGGGAAATTCAGGCAGAGCTTCTGTCTTGATCAAGGGCCGGCTGCGGCCGAGGGATGGGGTGCCTCAAGCGGCGCTCCTAGACAAAGGGAATGGGATACGCATGACGCCGAATGTTCGACCGCTTGTTGCCGGAAACTGGAAGATGAACGGCACGCGTGCCTCGCTCGATCAGATCAAGGCCATGGCAGAGGGCGTCAAGGGCGCGCTGTCCGAAAAGGTGGATGCGCTGATCTGCCCGCCTTCCACACTGCTTTATGTCGCGACCGCGCTCTGTGATGACAGCCCGTTGATGATCGGCGCGCAGGATTGCCACCAGAATGCCTCCGGCGCCCATACCGGCGATATCTCCGCCGAAATGATTGCCGACTGCTTCGGTACCCATGTCATCGTTGGCCATTCCGAGCGCCGCACCGACCATGCCGAGACCGACCATCTGGTACGCGCCAAGGCATCCGCCGCCCATGCGGCCGATCTCATCGCCATCGTCTGCATTGGCGAAACGGCGGATGAGCGCAAGGCGGGCCAGACGCTCGATATCCTGAAGCGCCAGCTTGCCGGCTCACTGCCGGATGAGGCGACCGCGGAAAATACCGTTATCGCTTATGAACCCGTCTGGGCGATCGGCACCGGTCTTACCCCCACCACGCAAGATGTGCGCGAGGCCCATGCCTTCATGCGCGACGAGCTCGTCAAGCGCTTCGGCGATGCCGGCAAGACAATGCGCATTCTTTATGGCGGCTCGGTAAAGCCCACCAATGCGCTGGAGCTGATGGGCGTGGAGAACGTGGATGGCGCGCTGATTGGTGGCGCGAGCTTGAAAGCGTCTGACTTCCTGTCCATCTATGCGGCATATGAGCGACTGACGGCCTGAATGAGGCTTTCCTGAAAGAGTATCGGGAAAGGGGCTTGGAATAAACCTTCGCCTCATGTAAAGAGCCGCAAAACCTTCTTTATGGTGCTCCGCGCGGGGCATGGAATGGATTGTCATGCAGACCGTTTTGATTGTAATTCACCTCATGATCGTGCTGGCGCTTGTCGGCGTGGTCCTGATCCAGCGTTCCGAAGGCGGCGGCCTCGGCATCGGCGGCGGTTCGGGCTTCATGTCCGCGCGCGGAACGGCCAATGCGCTGACCCGCACCACTGGCATCCTCGCCGCGCTGTTCTTTCTGACATCGCTCGGCCTTGGTCTCATGACCCGGTACGAATCGCGCCCGACCGATATTCTCGATCGTATCCCGGCCACGCAGGGGCAGGGTAACGGCATTCTGGATACGCTTGGCCCGTCGACCACGGCACCGGCAACCCCGGCTCCGGCTGAAAATGGCGTGCCGACCAATAGCGGTGCTGCTGCACCGGCCCAGAACGCACCCGCACAGACGACACCGGCTCCGGCCGCTTCCGGTACCGCCGCTCCGGCCCCGGCGCAGCCCGCCGATCCGAACGCAGTTCCGACCGGTCAATAAGCCCGGTTTTGATTTAACGCTCCGGCAGGCCAGCGCATAGCCCTTGAAATCATTCATGATTTAAAGAAAGGCCTATGCGCCGACCTGGAAGCGTTACAGCGTCCTTTGCGCGTCTATGACGCGCGGCGCTGTAATGCCTGCCGGTTTTCTTTTGTTCGCATTCCGGCCAGTTGAACTGTGAATTCGTCAACAGCGAATTTGCAACATCATGAAATTTGGGCTGGCGGAATCAGAGGTAAAAAGGTATCCGGTGAATCCCATGGCGCGATATGTATTCATCACAGGCGGCGTGGTCTCCTCTCTCGGTAAGGGCATCGCAGCTGCTGCACTCGGAGCTTTGCTGCAATCCCGTGGTTATCGGGTGCGGCTTCGCAAACTCGACCCCTATCTGAACGTTGACCCCGGCACCATGAGTCCGACACAGCACGGCGAAGTGTTCGTGACTGACGACGGTGCCGAGACGGACCTCGACCTTGGCCACTATGAACGCTTTACCGGGCGTTCGGCCACCAAGACCGACAACATCACGACCGGTCGCATCTACAAGAACATCATCGACAAGGAACGGCGCGGCGATTATCTCGGCGCAACGGTTCAGGTCATTCCGCATGTCACCAACGAGATCAAGGATTTCGTGATCGAAGGCAATGACGATTACGACTTCGTCATCTGCGAGATCGGTGGCACGGTGGGTGACATCGAGGCGATGCCGTTCATGGAAGCGATCCGTCAGCTCGGCAACGACCTGCCGCGCGGAACCGCGATCTATCTTCACCTGACGCTGATGCCCTACATTCCGGCGGCTGGCGAATTGAAGACCAAGCCGACCCAGCATTCCGTGAAGGAACTGCAGGCGCTCGGTATTCACCCAGACATCCTCTTGGTGCGCGCCGACCGGGAAATCCCGGAAGCGGAACGCCGCAAGCTTTCGCTGTTCTGCAACGTGCGTCCTTCCGCCGTCATCCAGGCGCTGGATGTGGCGAATATCTACGACGTTCCGATTGCCTACCACAAGGAAGGCCTCGATTCGGAAGTGCTGGCCGCGTTCGGCATCGAGCCAGCGCCGAAGCCGCGTCTGGAACAGTGGGAAGAGGTCTGCAACCGTATCCGCACGCCGGAAGGCGAAGTGACGATTGCGATCGTCGGCAAATATACCGGCCTCAAGGACGCGTATAAGTCGCTGATCGAGGCGCTGCATCACGGCGGCTTTGCCAACCGCGTCAAGGTCAAGCTCGAGTGGATCGAGTCGGAAGTCTTCGAAAAGGAAGATCCGACGCCATACCTTGAAAAGGTCAACGGCATTCTGGTGCCGGGTGGTTTCGGCGAGCGCGGTTCTGAAGGCAAGATCATGGCGGCGCAGTTTGCGCGTGAGCGGAACGTGCCGTATTTCGGCATCTGCTTCGGCATGCAGATGGCGGTCGTGGAAGCGGCGCGTCACCTGGCCGGCATCGAAAATGCCTCCTCCACCGAATTCGGCCCGACTGCCGAGCCCGTTGTTGGTCTGATGACCGAATGGGTGAAGGGCAACGAGCTCGAAAAGCGTTCCTCCAAGGGCGATCTCGGCGGCACGATGCGCCTCGGCGCCTACAAGGCGGCGCTGAAGAAAGATACCAAGATCGCCGAGATTTACGGCTCCACGGATATTTCCGAGCGCCACCGTCACCGCTACGAGGTGAATGTGGACTACAAGGACCGGCTGGAGAATTGCGGCTTGGTCTTCTCGGGCATGTCTCCGGATGGTGTGCTTCCGGAAACGGTGGAATATCCTGACCATCCCTGGTTCATTGGCGTTCAGTATCACCCGGAACTCAAGAGCCGCCCGCTCGACCCGCATCCGCTTTTCGCCAGCTTCATTGAAGCGGCGGTGGAGCAGAGCCGGCTGGTTTGACGGTTTGAAGGATTACGAAGAGGGTCGCGAAAGCGGCCCTTTTTTGTTTGGGGAGGTCTAGACTTTTCCTCCGTCACCCCGGACTAAATCCCGGGTCCAGTACGATCAAGTCTTTAATCGTAACAGACTCTTTCACCGCGCAGACGCGCGGTGGCTGGATGCCGGATCAAGTCCGGCATGACGGAGAACTCTTCCCCGAATGACCGACCTGAGGTTCGTTCTGAATGGGCTTATCTTTTGTTGAACACACAAAAACGGGCCCGAAGACCCGTTCCTTGTTTCAAAAAATCCCGACAGGCTTACTTCGGCCCGATCATGTTCTCCGGCCGCACATACTGGTCGAATTCCTCGTTGGTGAGGTATCCGCCACCAACGGCTTCTTCGCGCAGCGTCGTGCCGTTCTTGTGGGCGGTCTTGGCGATTTTGGCGCAGATGTCGTAACCGAGCTTGCCGTTCAGCGCAGTGACCAGCA
This genomic interval from Agrobacterium tumefaciens contains the following:
- a CDS encoding CTP synthase, with the protein product MARYVFITGGVVSSLGKGIAAAALGALLQSRGYRVRLRKLDPYLNVDPGTMSPTQHGEVFVTDDGAETDLDLGHYERFTGRSATKTDNITTGRIYKNIIDKERRGDYLGATVQVIPHVTNEIKDFVIEGNDDYDFVICEIGGTVGDIEAMPFMEAIRQLGNDLPRGTAIYLHLTLMPYIPAAGELKTKPTQHSVKELQALGIHPDILLVRADREIPEAERRKLSLFCNVRPSAVIQALDVANIYDVPIAYHKEGLDSEVLAAFGIEPAPKPRLEQWEEVCNRIRTPEGEVTIAIVGKYTGLKDAYKSLIEALHHGGFANRVKVKLEWIESEVFEKEDPTPYLEKVNGILVPGGFGERGSEGKIMAAQFARERNVPYFGICFGMQMAVVEAARHLAGIENASSTEFGPTAEPVVGLMTEWVKGNELEKRSSKGDLGGTMRLGAYKAALKKDTKIAEIYGSTDISERHRHRYEVNVDYKDRLENCGLVFSGMSPDGVLPETVEYPDHPWFIGVQYHPELKSRPLDPHPLFASFIEAAVEQSRLV
- the tpiA gene encoding triose-phosphate isomerase, which produces MTPNVRPLVAGNWKMNGTRASLDQIKAMAEGVKGALSEKVDALICPPSTLLYVATALCDDSPLMIGAQDCHQNASGAHTGDISAEMIADCFGTHVIVGHSERRTDHAETDHLVRAKASAAHAADLIAIVCIGETADERKAGQTLDILKRQLAGSLPDEATAENTVIAYEPVWAIGTGLTPTTQDVREAHAFMRDELVKRFGDAGKTMRILYGGSVKPTNALELMGVENVDGALIGGASLKASDFLSIYAAYERLTA
- the secG gene encoding preprotein translocase subunit SecG, with amino-acid sequence MQTVLIVIHLMIVLALVGVVLIQRSEGGGLGIGGGSGFMSARGTANALTRTTGILAALFFLTSLGLGLMTRYESRPTDILDRIPATQGQGNGILDTLGPSTTAPATPAPAENGVPTNSGAAAPAQNAPAQTTPAPAASGTAAPAPAQPADPNAVPTGQ
- a CDS encoding alpha/beta fold hydrolase gives rise to the protein MSTAHFTFCTLFSLTVAAMPVSAFAADGPLRPFKDELFSAQTVLSTGDDGASEVIDYQEMRDINGRDEVPERRVKRQYVDMAPKKVQALETVSAEGRALEVGRVGPASGQAFTVIFIHGRGGDRRLGMNDYTFGGNFNRLKNLAVANSGTYYVPSVRSFDENGVADVAALIADAARKSGGKPVVLTCASMGSFICYGISRDKGAVANLKGMAILGGAVDPDFPKSAFAKEKKPVWFTHGSADKVYSADQQATIFRTLLKAGEPARFTRYETGSHGTPVRMTDWRAVLNWILSR